In a genomic window of bacterium:
- a CDS encoding thiamine pyrophosphate-dependent enzyme, with translation MKPVFDMDETTDSAWCPGCGNFGIHNALKQSLEQLQLKPEQVVLVSGIGQAAKLPHYVKSHVFNGLHGRYLSSATAIKAVNPGLTVIAVSGDGCTYGEGGNHFIHTIRRNPDITNIVHNNLVYGLTKGQASPTSLMGFKTPVQIQGVMSEPFNPLSVAIALDASFVARAFAGDIEQMKTIFTKAIKHRGYALVDVLQPCVTFNKVNTYQWFKEHTYNLESSYDPHDRSRAFERAVEKERLGLGIFYINEKRVVFEDTLALYRIDKTPLSQRSMITETKIQEFVHELHGE, from the coding sequence ATGAAGCCCGTTTTTGACATGGATGAGACGACCGATAGCGCCTGGTGTCCGGGGTGCGGTAATTTTGGGATCCATAACGCCCTTAAACAGAGCCTGGAGCAATTGCAGCTGAAACCCGAGCAGGTCGTGCTCGTATCCGGCATCGGACAAGCCGCGAAACTGCCGCATTATGTCAAAAGCCACGTTTTTAATGGTCTCCATGGCCGCTACCTGTCGTCGGCGACGGCGATCAAGGCGGTTAATCCCGGTTTAACGGTCATCGCGGTCAGCGGCGACGGCTGCACTTATGGCGAGGGCGGCAACCATTTCATTCACACAATCCGGCGCAATCCCGATATAACCAATATAGTCCACAATAACCTGGTGTACGGACTGACCAAGGGACAGGCATCACCGACAAGCCTTATGGGTTTTAAAACGCCGGTGCAGATCCAGGGCGTAATGTCTGAACCGTTCAATCCGCTCTCGGTTGCGATCGCGCTGGACGCCTCGTTCGTGGCGCGGGCATTTGCCGGCGATATAGAACAGATGAAAACAATATTCACAAAAGCGATCAAGCACCGAGGTTATGCTCTGGTCGATGTCTTGCAGCCCTGCGTCACGTTCAACAAGGTCAATACGTACCAGTGGTTCAAAGAACATACTTATAACCTTGAGTCATCGTACGATCCGCACGACCGATCAAGGGCATTTGAACGGGCGGTCGAAAAAGAGCGCTTGGGTCTTGGGATTTTCTATATTAATGAAAAAAGGGTGGTGTTCGAGGACACGCTTGCGCTGTACCGGATCGACAAGACTCCCTTATCCCAGCGCTCAATGATCACAGAGACAAAAATTCAGGAATTCGTGCATGAGTTGCATGGTGAATGA
- a CDS encoding ferritin family protein: MKKASLNKKKDSVDDLLLAAMGSEVIAKEFYLEAAAKAKSKAGKQLFGELAEMEQAHYENVRRVIDARETGLAINPPPPGKQLPALKGEIEGEFEPNKDEIAEVLTRGIEAEKKANARYRALAEQINDPAGKELFARFAEDERRHQGLLEAEYYQISNKGAIIWGE; encoded by the coding sequence ATGAAAAAAGCATCGCTAAATAAAAAGAAAGATTCGGTCGACGATCTGCTTCTAGCCGCCATGGGCAGCGAGGTGATCGCAAAGGAATTCTATCTGGAAGCCGCGGCAAAAGCAAAAAGCAAAGCCGGAAAGCAGCTGTTTGGTGAACTCGCGGAAATGGAACAGGCTCACTATGAGAATGTCCGGCGCGTCATCGATGCGCGTGAGACCGGGCTTGCCATAAACCCGCCGCCGCCGGGCAAGCAATTACCCGCGCTCAAAGGAGAGATCGAAGGCGAATTTGAACCCAACAAAGATGAGATCGCCGAAGTGCTGACGCGCGGCATAGAAGCGGAGAAAAAAGCGAACGCCCGCTACAGAGCGCTTGCCGAGCAGATCAATGATCCAGCCGGCAAAGAGCTGTTCGCGCGTTTTGCCGAGGATGAACGCCGTCACCAAGGCCTGTTGGAAGCTGAATACTACCAGATCTCCAACAAGGGCGCGATAATCTGGGGAGAATAG
- a CDS encoding nitroreductase family protein, which yields MTVKETIDKRRAYRSLDSFPVTDELIADLASCAGLFCSCFNNQPWRFVFVYDPAVLEKMHGTLSKGNEWAYDASMIVAAFALKKDDCLIKEREYYLFDTGMAVAAIVLRATELGLVAHPIAGYREDEVRNVLGIPSDARIITLIIMGKHSSELKPVLSEQQKQAEIKRPDRLPMNKFVFKNQYREQA from the coding sequence GTGACCGTCAAAGAAACCATCGATAAAAGGAGAGCATACCGGTCACTGGATTCCTTCCCGGTGACGGATGAACTCATTGCCGATCTGGCGTCGTGCGCCGGTCTTTTTTGCTCCTGCTTTAATAACCAGCCCTGGCGGTTCGTTTTTGTCTATGATCCCGCGGTGCTGGAGAAAATGCACGGCACCCTGTCAAAAGGCAATGAATGGGCTTACGACGCTTCGATGATCGTGGCGGCATTTGCCCTGAAAAAAGATGATTGTCTCATCAAAGAACGCGAATACTACCTTTTCGACACTGGCATGGCAGTGGCGGCGATCGTGCTGAGGGCGACTGAACTGGGGCTTGTCGCCCACCCAATCGCCGGCTACCGTGAAGACGAGGTCAGGAATGTTCTCGGCATCCCATCCGATGCCAGGATAATAACGCTGATCATCATGGGTAAGCACTCGAGTGAACTTAAGCCGGTTTTATCAGAACAGCAAAAGCAAGCCGAGATCAAACGACCG